The following proteins come from a genomic window of Nicotiana tomentosiformis chromosome 12, ASM39032v3, whole genome shotgun sequence:
- the LOC138902912 gene encoding uncharacterized protein, translating into MQKTFCVVRVFETEVVELASYNLKEVEYSWFESWEESREEGSPLTKWNEFLDAFMDHLLPAETKLARAAEFKNLKQGSMSVWDYNLKFEHLSRYAIYILPTMEARVRRFVQGLSPLVINEAATTTLNSDMNYGKMVGFSQATETRNLRNRMERDGSKKAWCGLKGYIQRDCLSSRESAGRGKVQSASSVAITSAAPPPA; encoded by the exons ATGCAGAAGACTTTTTGTGTGGTGCGTGTTTTTGAGACAGAagtagtggaattggcctcctataACTTGAAAGAGGTGGAGTACTCATGGTTTGAGTCGTGGGAGGAGTCTCGTGAGGAGGGTAGCCCTCTGACAAAGTGGAACGAGTTTTTGGATGCTTTCATGGATCATTtattgcctgccgagactaagttAGCCCGTGCCGCCGAGTTTAAGAACTTGAAGCAAGGTAGTATGAGTGTGTGGGACTACAATTTGAAATTTGAGCATCTTTCTAGGTATGCTATCTATATAttacccactatggaggctagagtccgccgatttgtgcaaggtcttagccctttggttatcaatgaggccgctacaaccaccttgaattctgatatgaactatgggaagatggtgggattttctcaagccacagagacacGAAATCTgaggaacagaatggagcgagatgGTAGCAAGAAGGCCTG GTGTGGTCTTAAGGGTTATATTCAGAGAGATTGCCTTTCATCCCGTGAGAGTGCTGGTAGGGGTAAGGTGCAGTCGGCTAGTTCAGTAGCTATTACTTCCGCGGCACCTCCTCCTGCTTGA